A single genomic interval of Leptospira dzoumogneensis harbors:
- a CDS encoding metal-dependent hydrolase, producing the protein MATIFSHPAVPISLFFFFGKKKVPILLAIFGIFFSILPDFDVVAFKFGVPYESDWGHRGFTHSILFALIMSCIVAFFRTKLKANWITIFLFLFVSAISHGALDAMTTGGLGVGFLIPWSSERFFFEYRPIRVSPIGPRNFFTERGWIVIQSELLNVWVPAVLVSVVGVGTRVLFKTKKVP; encoded by the coding sequence ATGGCTACTATATTTTCCCACCCGGCAGTTCCAATCTCGCTCTTCTTCTTTTTCGGAAAGAAGAAGGTTCCGATCCTACTTGCAATTTTTGGAATATTCTTCTCCATTCTTCCCGATTTTGACGTGGTCGCTTTTAAATTCGGGGTCCCTTACGAAAGTGACTGGGGCCATAGAGGATTTACTCATTCTATATTATTTGCTTTGATAATGTCCTGCATCGTGGCATTCTTCAGGACCAAACTGAAGGCGAATTGGATTACTATTTTTTTATTTCTTTTTGTATCCGCGATTTCTCACGGAGCTTTGGATGCGATGACCACAGGCGGTTTAGGAGTCGGGTTCTTGATTCCTTGGAGTTCGGAAAGATTCTTTTTTGAATATAGACCGATCAGAGTTTCGCCTATCGGTCCACGGAACTTTTTTACGGAAAGAGGTTGGATCGTGATCCAGTCGGAGCTTCTGAATGTCTGGGTTCCGGCAGTTTTGGTTTCGGTGGTCGGGGTCGGCACAAGAGTACTTTTCAAAACTAAAAAAGTACCGTAA